Proteins from one Listeria innocua genomic window:
- a CDS encoding BMC domain-containing protein, translating to MANANALGMIETKGLVGAVEAADAMVKAANVTLMGKEQVGGGLVTVMVRGDVGAVKAATDAGAAAAERVGELLSVHVIPRPHSEVDAILPKSAE from the coding sequence ATGGCAAACGCAAACGCATTAGGTATGATCGAAACAAAAGGTTTAGTAGGAGCAGTAGAAGCAGCAGACGCAATGGTGAAAGCAGCTAACGTAACACTTATGGGTAAAGAACAAGTTGGTGGCGGTCTAGTAACAGTTATGGTTCGCGGTGATGTTGGCGCAGTTAAAGCAGCAACAGATGCAGGCGCAGCAGCAGCTGAACGCGTTGGTGAATTATTATCTGTACACGTAATTCCACGTCCACACAGCGAAGTAGACGCAATTCTACCAAAAAGCGCTGAATAA
- the eutH gene encoding ethanolamine utilization protein EutH, translated as MSINEIIIYLMVIFMILGAIDKIIGNKFGLGAQFEEGIMAMGSLTLAMVGIITLAPVLAKILSPIVVPIYTALGADPAMFATTLLANDMGGFALAQELALTPDAGLFAGAILGSMMGPTIVFTIPVALGIIKKEDHKYLATGVLSGIITIPIGCLIGGLVAGFSPIMIFKNLVPILLVAVLIMLGLWFKPEGMIKGFTIFGKGVVIVATIGLVAGAIQQLTGLTIIPGIAPIGEGIEIVGGIALVLAGAFCLVFVITKVFNKPLMKMGKLLGMNEVAAAGMVATLANSIPMFQMLKDMDERGKIINVAFAVSAAFVLGDHLGFTAGVAQDMIFPMIVGKLVGGVTAVAVAIYMANRMMKKNKAKEQTAVKDNG; from the coding sequence TTGAGCATTAATGAAATTATTATTTATTTAATGGTAATCTTTATGATTCTAGGAGCCATTGACAAAATTATCGGTAACAAATTTGGCTTAGGAGCACAATTTGAAGAAGGTATTATGGCAATGGGATCGCTAACTCTAGCTATGGTCGGTATTATTACTTTAGCACCAGTTTTAGCGAAAATTTTAAGCCCGATTGTTGTACCAATTTATACAGCGCTTGGGGCTGACCCAGCAATGTTTGCTACAACTTTACTTGCGAATGATATGGGTGGTTTTGCGCTAGCTCAAGAACTTGCGCTAACGCCTGATGCTGGTCTTTTTGCAGGAGCTATTTTAGGCTCAATGATGGGACCAACAATTGTTTTCACGATTCCAGTAGCACTTGGAATTATTAAAAAAGAAGACCATAAATACCTAGCGACTGGTGTACTATCTGGTATTATTACGATTCCAATCGGTTGTTTAATCGGTGGTCTTGTAGCTGGATTTTCACCAATCATGATTTTCAAAAACTTAGTACCAATTCTTCTTGTAGCTGTACTTATTATGTTAGGTCTTTGGTTCAAACCAGAAGGCATGATTAAAGGCTTTACGATTTTCGGAAAAGGGGTAGTAATTGTTGCTACTATCGGACTTGTGGCTGGAGCTATTCAACAACTTACTGGTTTAACTATTATTCCAGGAATTGCACCAATTGGCGAAGGTATCGAAATCGTTGGTGGTATCGCACTAGTTCTAGCAGGAGCTTTCTGTTTAGTTTTTGTTATTACGAAAGTGTTCAACAAACCACTTATGAAAATGGGTAAATTACTTGGTATGAATGAAGTTGCAGCGGCTGGTATGGTTGCGACACTTGCAAATAGTATCCCAATGTTCCAAATGCTAAAAGATATGGATGAGCGCGGTAAAATTATTAACGTTGCTTTTGCAGTATCTGCGGCCTTTGTTTTAGGGGATCATCTAGGTTTCACAGCTGGGGTTGCCCAAGATATGATTTTCCCGATGATTGTCGGAAAACTTGTCGGAGGAGTAACTGCAGTAGCTGTAGCTATCTACATGGCTAACCGAATGATGAAGAAAAATAAAGCAAAAGAACAAACGGCGGTGAAAGATAATGGCTGA
- a CDS encoding helix-turn-helix transcriptional regulator — protein MEKEKVVNIQPLMNSQVENQFTQQIQEDFNKKNPDHSALLHSLETVEVLDVLSDYYTAHEKQKQPKKEAATSSKTSGEHKEIKQAIRYIKKNIHRSITLEEVANYVYLSPFYLSKLFKNELNINFINYVNEQKMLYAKEQLEKSDWAVHTIAKNLGFSRASYFCKVFKKEFDMTPKEYRDSLK, from the coding sequence TTGGAGAAAGAAAAAGTAGTAAATATTCAACCTTTGATGAATAGTCAGGTAGAAAATCAATTTACCCAACAAATTCAAGAAGACTTCAACAAAAAAAATCCAGATCACTCTGCCCTACTTCATTCGCTCGAAACAGTCGAAGTACTTGATGTTTTAAGTGACTACTACACCGCTCACGAAAAACAAAAACAACCCAAAAAAGAAGCTGCCACATCCAGTAAAACGAGTGGTGAACATAAAGAAATCAAACAAGCTATTCGCTACATTAAAAAGAACATTCATCGTTCCATCACTCTAGAAGAAGTAGCCAATTATGTTTATTTAAGCCCCTTTTATTTAAGTAAATTATTTAAAAACGAATTGAATATCAATTTTATTAATTACGTCAATGAACAAAAAATGCTATATGCAAAGGAACAACTAGAAAAAAGTGACTGGGCCGTCCACACGATTGCAAAGAATTTAGGATTTTCGCGTGCTAGTTATTTTTGCAAAGTCTTTAAGAAAGAGTTCGATATGACTCCTAAAGAATATCGCGATTCACTTAAATAA
- a CDS encoding TIGR02536 family ethanolamine utilization protein — MSMEMEALIKAVTEEVMRRLQLPDKKMIIMGQDSEHTLRQCYQKEYQVSLYDRSERTCDILLLEEMEIAELARISLLAPMNKKEQFITDHLLEERPTWIMKSGIKANAYKRSAKYGIRQLLQEYEEKLARFGVEYIDNPVKNVKTSKVISEQDVIKLTKNKSEFILPEGSFLTPLAKDYLQENRISIKES; from the coding sequence ATGAGTATGGAAATGGAAGCTCTAATAAAAGCCGTCACCGAGGAAGTCATGAGACGATTACAACTTCCAGATAAAAAAATGATTATCATGGGGCAAGATTCAGAACACACTCTCAGACAGTGTTATCAAAAAGAATATCAAGTTTCGCTTTATGATCGTTCTGAACGTACCTGTGACATTTTATTATTAGAAGAAATGGAAATCGCTGAATTAGCTCGAATCAGTTTGCTTGCACCAATGAATAAAAAAGAACAATTTATCACAGATCATCTTTTAGAAGAACGTCCTACTTGGATCATGAAAAGCGGAATTAAAGCAAATGCTTATAAACGTTCTGCTAAATATGGTATCAGACAGCTCCTTCAAGAATATGAAGAAAAACTCGCTCGTTTTGGCGTAGAATATATCGATAATCCGGTGAAAAACGTGAAAACGAGCAAAGTAATTAGCGAACAAGATGTGATTAAACTCACGAAGAACAAAAGCGAATTCATTTTGCCAGAGGGAAGTTTCTTAACACCACTTGCAAAAGATTATTTACAGGAAAACCGAATTAGCATTAAAGAAAGTTAG
- a CDS encoding EutN/CcmL family microcompartment protein: MQIGKVTGSLWATRKDEKLNGLKLLLVEICTDEVEDKRHSIVAADNAGAGNGDLVLVTTGSAARASTGDNTIPVDACIVGIIDSVERYG; encoded by the coding sequence ATGCAAATTGGAAAAGTTACCGGGAGTTTATGGGCGACAAGAAAAGATGAAAAACTGAATGGTTTAAAACTACTACTAGTAGAGATTTGTACCGATGAAGTGGAAGATAAAAGACATTCCATAGTGGCAGCTGATAATGCCGGAGCAGGAAACGGTGATCTCGTGCTCGTTACAACTGGTAGCGCAGCACGAGCATCTACTGGGGATAATACAATACCAGTGGACGCGTGTATCGTCGGCATTATCGACTCGGTAGAACGTTATGGCTGA
- a CDS encoding cobalt-precorrin-8 methylmutase — protein MNYIKNPAKIEEKSFEIIQQIIDDIRPDYTFQNKLEEAIIKRAIHTTADFDYLDSLVFQQDVIQKIIHVLKNKGTIFTDTNMALSGINKRLLDELGCSYHCYVSDPETIEIAKQHGITRSMAGIKLASLKDGPKIFVLGNAPTAVYKIIEMTESGQLQAEAVVAVPVGFVGAAECKEEILETDIPAIVARGRKGGSNLAAAIINAILITM, from the coding sequence ATGAACTACATTAAAAATCCAGCCAAAATTGAAGAGAAAAGTTTTGAAATCATTCAACAAATTATTGACGATATTCGACCAGATTATACATTTCAAAACAAACTAGAGGAAGCCATTATCAAACGTGCGATACATACGACAGCAGATTTTGATTACTTGGATAGCCTCGTTTTTCAACAAGATGTTATCCAAAAAATTATTCATGTTCTTAAAAATAAAGGAACCATTTTTACAGATACTAATATGGCGCTTAGTGGTATTAATAAACGGCTGTTAGATGAACTTGGCTGTAGTTATCACTGTTATGTGAGTGATCCAGAAACGATCGAAATTGCCAAACAGCATGGCATCACGCGCTCAATGGCCGGAATTAAACTTGCTTCTTTAAAAGATGGACCGAAAATATTTGTCCTAGGGAACGCGCCAACTGCGGTTTATAAAATTATCGAAATGACGGAAAGCGGGCAATTACAAGCAGAGGCGGTCGTTGCAGTGCCTGTCGGATTTGTCGGGGCAGCTGAATGTAAAGAAGAAATTCTTGAAACCGACATTCCAGCAATTGTCGCTCGTGGTAGAAAAGGCGGTAGTAACCTTGCCGCGGCAATCATTAATGCAATCTTGATTACGATGTAA
- the cbiD gene encoding cobalt-precorrin-5B (C(1))-methyltransferase CbiD, translating to MEDFIYYNGKKYRKGYTTGTCAAAAAKACVEMIENQEEVSAVKVTTTGGTILEIPVAYQQFSEKKATAAVQKDGGDDIDATHGMWIFVDVELTDSPEVTLDGGVGIGRATQKGISVEVGEAAINPAPRKNILATVRESLGENRGATILVYAPEGEERAKRTMNSNLGIIGGISILGTTGIVTPMSDEGWKKSLSMELEMKRNQGLDQIILVPGNYGDDFVQNTLGFASDNIVSMSNFVGYMLKETQRLAFKKVLMVGHFGKLVKVSAGIFTTYSKDADARAEILVANLALLGAPLSLLQEVEKCNTTEAAGELIEAAGFTQVYEVIAQKIKARSERFLKFTKPSVEIDVVTFSTERGLLAATKDIEVLREEWR from the coding sequence GTGGAAGATTTTATTTATTATAATGGCAAAAAATATCGTAAAGGCTATACAACTGGAACGTGTGCAGCTGCCGCGGCTAAAGCGTGTGTCGAAATGATAGAAAACCAAGAAGAAGTAAGCGCGGTTAAAGTCACAACAACAGGTGGAACTATTCTTGAAATCCCCGTTGCCTATCAACAGTTTTCTGAAAAAAAGGCAACTGCAGCTGTTCAAAAAGATGGCGGGGATGATATTGATGCCACACACGGCATGTGGATTTTTGTTGATGTCGAATTAACAGATAGTCCGGAAGTTACTTTAGATGGAGGCGTTGGAATTGGTCGCGCAACACAAAAGGGTATTTCGGTTGAAGTGGGTGAAGCGGCAATTAATCCGGCACCAAGGAAAAATATTTTAGCTACAGTACGCGAATCACTTGGCGAAAATCGTGGCGCAACCATTTTAGTATATGCTCCTGAAGGGGAAGAACGCGCGAAACGAACAATGAATAGCAACCTCGGTATTATCGGCGGGATTTCCATTTTAGGAACGACAGGTATTGTCACACCGATGTCGGATGAAGGCTGGAAAAAATCATTATCAATGGAGCTCGAAATGAAACGGAACCAAGGACTTGACCAAATTATTCTTGTTCCAGGTAATTACGGCGATGATTTTGTTCAAAATACGCTTGGTTTTGCGAGTGATAACATCGTTTCCATGAGTAATTTCGTTGGTTACATGTTGAAAGAAACCCAACGACTCGCATTTAAGAAAGTATTGATGGTTGGGCATTTTGGCAAATTAGTGAAGGTTTCAGCTGGTATTTTTACGACCTATAGCAAGGATGCGGATGCGCGGGCAGAAATCTTGGTGGCTAACTTGGCTTTACTCGGCGCACCATTATCACTTTTACAAGAAGTAGAGAAGTGTAATACGACAGAGGCTGCAGGCGAATTAATTGAAGCAGCTGGTTTTACTCAAGTTTATGAGGTAATCGCACAAAAAATCAAAGCAAGGTCAGAACGCTTCTTGAAATTCACTAAGCCAAGTGTGGAAATTGATGTCGTTACATTTTCAACTGAAAGAGGCTTACTTGCTGCAACGAAAGACATAGAAGTATTGCGGGAGGAATGGCGATGA
- a CDS encoding ethanolamine utilization microcompartment shell protein: protein MAEQSLGILELRSISKGYEMADVFLKAGNVTLFTFRPTCPGKFLIILQGASGELTSAMQDAKEEAGKFHVSSYILHMAHEELLAFLNNKHPKVDVDAVGIIEISQLGAGLNAVNEALKKSAIHLKRMTLGASIGGKFVAVFTGEVSAIQEGMRILIETAEPKKVIHHTVIPSPDELLKRYL, encoded by the coding sequence ATGGCTGAACAGTCCTTAGGTATTCTTGAACTCAGGAGCATAAGTAAAGGTTACGAAATGGCCGATGTTTTTTTAAAAGCTGGCAATGTAACTTTATTTACTTTTCGTCCGACATGTCCTGGTAAATTTTTGATTATTTTGCAAGGTGCTTCCGGTGAACTTACTAGTGCGATGCAAGATGCAAAAGAAGAAGCAGGGAAATTTCATGTTTCTTCTTATATTTTGCATATGGCGCACGAAGAATTACTTGCTTTTCTAAACAATAAACACCCTAAAGTTGATGTTGATGCAGTAGGAATTATCGAAATCAGTCAATTGGGTGCTGGGCTAAACGCGGTGAATGAAGCGCTAAAAAAATCAGCTATTCATTTAAAACGAATGACGCTCGGTGCTTCGATTGGTGGGAAATTTGTGGCTGTTTTTACAGGGGAAGTTAGTGCTATTCAAGAAGGGATGCGGATTCTAATCGAAACCGCAGAACCAAAAAAGGTGATACATCATACGGTCATTCCTTCTCCTGATGAACTTTTAAAACGCTATCTATAG
- a CDS encoding cupin domain-containing protein, producing the protein MADISKELIEQLVKQVVLEKMGQSSKHVDPSGILSVKLPEVRVSEEDRLDTGNPSDVVYTKDLVTLEESKRLGFGLMEMKDTTFDWFLDYDEVDYIIEGRLDVVIDGRNVSAGPGELIFIPKGSQIKFSVTGEARFIYVTYPADWQSQ; encoded by the coding sequence ATGGCTGATATTAGTAAAGAATTAATTGAGCAGCTAGTAAAACAAGTTGTCCTAGAAAAAATGGGTCAAAGTTCCAAACACGTTGACCCAAGTGGTATTTTATCCGTTAAACTTCCAGAAGTAAGAGTTTCTGAAGAAGACCGTTTAGATACTGGTAACCCTAGTGATGTTGTTTATACAAAAGATTTAGTAACATTAGAAGAAAGTAAACGTCTAGGTTTTGGTCTAATGGAAATGAAAGATACAACATTTGATTGGTTCTTAGATTACGATGAAGTAGATTATATTATTGAAGGCAGACTAGATGTTGTCATCGATGGTAGAAATGTTTCTGCAGGACCAGGCGAACTGATTTTCATTCCAAAAGGAAGCCAAATTAAGTTCTCTGTAACTGGAGAAGCGAGATTCATTTATGTTACTTATCCGGCTGATTGGCAGTCACAATAA
- a CDS encoding cobyrinate a,c-diamide synthase, which yields MNKILIAAASSGAGKTTVTLGIMQALKKRGFAVQPFKVGPDYIDTNYHQAITGVASINLDSFLIDDDEMLASLFQKHGESADISVIEGVMGLFDGLGTDRDNASTSFIAKCTKTPVILVVDGKAISTSAAAIVDGFNRFDPELKIAGVIINRVASENHFSLIKGAIERYTDVPVLGYLPKNAAVALPERHLGLVPQEEMTELEAKWELLSDLITTHVDLDKLLEISKSSENLSTSKAQMKVADFSGLRVAYALDAAFHFYYQDNLDLIRLTGAELIPFSPLEDNEVPEADFIYIGGGFPEIFAKQLNDNRSMRKSILAAHEKGIPIYAECGGLMYLGSSLEMEGKQYEMVGVFNGISKMTTRLRKFGYCIAEPLEETLIGKKGMSIRGHEFHHSVFETTETACMKLSKKRDGEIVKEWRGGYQKGNTFASYLHIHFYQNPAILMQMFGAGKR from the coding sequence ATGAACAAAATCTTAATTGCAGCCGCATCAAGTGGTGCAGGAAAAACAACCGTAACCCTCGGAATTATGCAAGCTTTGAAAAAAAGAGGCTTCGCGGTTCAGCCATTTAAAGTAGGTCCAGATTATATTGATACGAACTATCATCAAGCAATTACAGGTGTTGCTTCCATTAATTTAGATAGTTTTCTCATTGATGATGACGAGATGCTAGCGTCCCTTTTTCAAAAGCACGGCGAGTCTGCTGATATTTCGGTCATTGAAGGAGTGATGGGATTATTTGATGGGCTTGGGACTGATCGCGATAATGCCAGTACTTCCTTTATTGCCAAATGCACAAAGACACCAGTCATTTTAGTTGTGGATGGAAAAGCTATTTCGACTTCAGCAGCGGCGATTGTTGACGGATTCAATCGTTTTGATCCGGAACTTAAAATTGCTGGCGTCATTATTAATCGAGTTGCCTCAGAAAACCATTTTTCTTTAATCAAAGGGGCGATTGAGCGTTATACGGATGTACCAGTGTTAGGTTACTTGCCAAAAAATGCGGCAGTGGCACTTCCAGAACGGCATCTAGGATTAGTACCACAAGAAGAAATGACTGAGCTCGAAGCAAAATGGGAGCTACTTTCTGACCTCATTACCACGCATGTGGATTTAGACAAATTACTCGAAATAAGCAAATCTAGTGAGAACTTATCTACTTCTAAAGCGCAAATGAAAGTAGCAGATTTTTCTGGGCTTCGTGTCGCTTATGCGCTAGATGCAGCATTTCACTTTTATTATCAAGATAACTTGGATCTGATTCGTTTGACTGGGGCAGAGTTAATTCCATTTAGCCCGCTTGAGGATAACGAGGTTCCGGAAGCAGATTTCATCTATATTGGCGGCGGTTTTCCAGAAATTTTTGCCAAGCAGCTTAATGACAACAGATCTATGCGGAAGTCAATTTTGGCTGCGCACGAAAAGGGCATTCCAATTTACGCCGAATGTGGTGGGTTGATGTACCTTGGTTCGAGTTTAGAAATGGAAGGAAAACAGTATGAAATGGTGGGAGTTTTTAACGGTATTAGTAAGATGACAACAAGGCTGCGGAAGTTTGGCTACTGTATCGCGGAACCTTTAGAAGAAACGTTAATCGGCAAAAAAGGGATGTCGATTCGCGGGCATGAATTTCATCATTCTGTTTTTGAAACGACTGAAACAGCTTGTATGAAACTTTCAAAAAAACGTGACGGTGAAATAGTTAAAGAGTGGCGTGGTGGTTATCAAAAAGGCAATACTTTTGCCAGTTATCTCCATATCCACTTCTACCAAAATCCGGCCATTTTAATGCAGATGTTTGGAGCTGGAAAGAGATGA
- the eutD gene encoding ethanolamine utilization phosphate acetyltransferase EutD, whose product MNNELITSLIEEVTRRALLETGVEVEASGRHVHLDRETVDALFGPGYELTHFRDLSQPGQYVCKERISIVGPKSVIHNVVILGPIRKKTQVEISATDGTALGIKAPVRESGDIAGTPGILLLSAKNSVQLTEGLIVAKRHIHMTPEDAAKQQVTQSEIVQVKINGDRPLIFDDVVVRISPDFATYMHIDYDEANACGFKKGIRGQIIKKTKAK is encoded by the coding sequence ATGAATAATGAGTTAATAACAAGCCTTATTGAAGAAGTCACTCGCCGTGCATTACTTGAAACTGGCGTAGAAGTAGAAGCATCCGGTCGTCACGTCCATTTAGATCGTGAGACAGTTGATGCACTTTTTGGACCTGGGTATGAACTTACTCATTTCCGTGACCTATCTCAACCAGGTCAATATGTTTGTAAAGAAAGAATTAGCATTGTTGGACCAAAAAGCGTGATTCATAACGTAGTAATTCTTGGACCAATCCGTAAAAAAACACAAGTAGAAATTAGTGCTACAGACGGTACCGCACTTGGTATTAAAGCACCTGTCCGCGAAAGTGGAGACATAGCCGGGACACCAGGAATTTTACTTTTATCTGCTAAAAACAGTGTTCAATTAACTGAAGGACTTATTGTTGCAAAACGCCATATTCATATGACGCCAGAAGATGCAGCAAAACAACAAGTAACACAAAGTGAAATTGTTCAAGTGAAAATTAATGGCGACAGACCACTGATTTTTGACGATGTGGTCGTTCGAATTAGCCCTGATTTTGCTACATATATGCATATTGATTACGACGAAGCCAACGCATGCGGCTTTAAAAAGGGAATTCGAGGTCAAATAATTAAGAAAACAAAGGCAAAATGA
- the cbiB gene encoding adenosylcobinamide-phosphate synthase CbiB, whose protein sequence is MSVLFYTISFILDFILGDPYSWPHPIKVIGNFIQLLTNALRKIFHGKSLYFAGGLLFILTVGMTGIVSWLILYISAKIAFWLYAAVFIYLGYTTLAMTCLAKEARKIQRTLADGDLEAARVQVGMIVGRDTDKLTAEQISKATIETVAENTADGVIAPLFYLFIGGPVLALMYKAVNTLDSMVGYKNEKYRAIGFVSAKMDDLANFIPARLSWFFLVIASFILKYDGRTAWRIGLRDRKNHTSPNCAYPEGAVAGALGITLGGTHEYFGETVVKPTIGSGTKAVTQKEISQTIHLLYTASIIAFLIFISIHLILF, encoded by the coding sequence ATGAGCGTACTCTTTTATACCATATCGTTTATTTTAGATTTCATACTAGGTGACCCTTACAGCTGGCCTCATCCTATCAAGGTAATTGGTAACTTTATTCAATTATTAACGAACGCTTTGCGGAAAATTTTTCATGGTAAATCACTGTATTTTGCTGGAGGCCTATTATTCATTCTTACAGTTGGAATGACGGGAATTGTTTCGTGGCTCATCCTTTATATTAGTGCAAAAATTGCTTTTTGGCTTTATGCGGCGGTGTTTATTTACTTAGGGTATACGACACTTGCGATGACTTGCCTTGCGAAGGAGGCGCGGAAAATTCAGCGAACACTCGCGGATGGTGATTTAGAAGCGGCTAGAGTACAAGTTGGGATGATAGTTGGTCGGGATACAGACAAGCTTACGGCAGAACAAATCAGTAAAGCCACCATTGAAACCGTGGCGGAAAACACAGCAGATGGCGTTATAGCACCATTATTTTACTTATTCATTGGAGGACCTGTGCTAGCCTTGATGTATAAAGCCGTGAACACACTTGATTCGATGGTCGGTTATAAAAATGAAAAATATCGCGCCATTGGTTTTGTTTCCGCAAAAATGGATGATTTGGCCAATTTCATTCCAGCAAGGCTATCTTGGTTTTTCCTTGTGATTGCGAGTTTTATTTTGAAGTATGATGGACGCACTGCATGGCGGATAGGGCTTCGTGACCGGAAAAATCATACAAGTCCCAATTGCGCATATCCAGAAGGCGCGGTAGCAGGAGCGCTTGGGATAACACTTGGTGGCACCCATGAATATTTCGGCGAGACAGTTGTTAAACCAACCATCGGCAGTGGAACAAAAGCCGTTACACAAAAAGAAATCAGTCAAACAATTCACTTACTATACACAGCTTCCATTATTGCTTTTCTAATTTTTATCAGTATACATTTAATACTATTTTAA
- a CDS encoding ECF transporter S component, whose protein sequence is MKIQKLVLCAMLIAMCVIGANIKLMGSVAFDAAPAFIGTLLLGPMYGAVLGIFGHLTSALLAGFPLTLPIHLIVAGMMGVTMIAYGFTRHKLAEKNQLVAISASSVVAFVFNCPLSLLALYPLMHQAVFVLFPVLAIGSICNIFVAEVVYQVLPERWKRRIAGY, encoded by the coding sequence TTGAAGATTCAAAAATTAGTATTATGTGCGATGTTGATTGCAATGTGTGTAATTGGCGCAAACATAAAATTAATGGGTTCTGTTGCATTTGACGCAGCCCCAGCTTTTATTGGGACTTTGCTGCTTGGTCCGATGTACGGTGCAGTGCTTGGGATTTTCGGTCATTTAACATCAGCTTTACTTGCGGGATTTCCGCTGACACTACCGATTCATTTGATTGTTGCTGGAATGATGGGCGTAACGATGATTGCTTATGGATTTACGCGCCACAAGCTAGCTGAAAAGAATCAACTAGTTGCTATTAGTGCTTCTAGTGTTGTCGCTTTTGTTTTTAATTGTCCGTTATCATTACTTGCGCTTTATCCATTAATGCATCAAGCGGTATTTGTGTTATTTCCGGTTCTAGCTATTGGTTCGATTTGCAACATTTTTGTCGCAGAAGTCGTTTACCAAGTATTACCAGAACGCTGGAAAAGACGAATTGCCGGGTACTAA